From a region of the Sminthopsis crassicaudata isolate SCR6 chromosome 6, ASM4859323v1, whole genome shotgun sequence genome:
- the LOC141546292 gene encoding actin, cytoplasmic-like isoform X2 has translation MHGLDERDTFIGDEVTDNWRKLTVKYPVEHGIVTNWEDMEKIWHHAFYNVLRVDPEEHPLLVTESVTNPKANKEKLVEIMFETFGVPALYIAIQDILSLFSSGRTTGFVVNSGDEVAYHVAINGGYIMSGTIMNLEVSGQDLSTYLMKLLSDKGYSLKTRAEWEIVRDIKEKLCYVALDCREEMDTEESSIQKKYKLPDGRDITVGKERFLCPEALFEPSVLGIPFPGLHKNIYESLIKYDFEIRKIFYVNTILCGGNMSFPGVGERVAKEIKEQAPKMTKIKVVVPAECRFSSWFGGSLLTTLNSFQHMWIHDHEYEDCGSSIIYQRQF, from the exons ATGCATGGATTGGATGAAAGGGATACTTTCATTGGTGATGAAGTCACTGATAATTGGAGAAAGCTCACGGTGAAATACCCTGTTGAACATGGAATTGTCACCAACTGGGAGGACATGGAAAAG ATCTGGCACCATGCTTTCTACAATGTGCTCCGTGTAGATCCAGAAGAACACCCCCTCCTGGTGACTGAGAGTGTCACCAATCCAAAGGCCAACAAAGAGAAGTTAGTTGAG ATTATGTTTGAGACCTTTGGAGTTCCAGCCTTGTACATAGCCATTCAGGACATTTTGTCCCTTTTTTCTTCAGGCCGGACCACCG GATTTGTTGTGAATTCTGGGGATGAAGTGGCCTACCATGTTGCCATCAACGGTGGCTACATCATGTCCGGTACCATCATGAACCTGGAGGTGTCTGGCCAGGACCTCTCAACGTACCTTATGAAGCTTCTCAGTGACAAAGGCTACTCCCTGAAGACCCGGG CTGAATGGGAAATTGTCAGAGACATCAAGGAGAAATTGTGTTACGTGGCTTTGGACTGCAGGGAGGAGATGGACACCGAGGAGTCCTCCATACAGAAGAAATACAAGCTCCCTGATGGTCGTGACATCACAGTGGGCAAAGAGAGGTTCCTCTGTCCTGAGGCTTTGTTCGAACCATCTGTGCTTG GGATCCCATTTCCAGGTCTTCACAAAAACATATATGAAAGCCTCATAAAATATGACTTCGAAATAAGGAAGATCTTTTATGTAAATACGATCCTCTGCGGGGGCAACATGTCATTCCCAGGCGTCGGTGAACGGGTGGCGAAGGAAATCAAGGAGCAAGCACCCAAGATGACTAAGATTAAG GTGGTTGTGCCAGCAGAATGCCGCTTCTCTTCCTGGTTTGGCGGCTCCCTCTTGACTACTCTGAACTCTTTTCAACATATGTGGATCCATGACCACGAATATGAGGACTGCGGCAGCTCCATCATTTACCAACGACAATTCTGA
- the LOC141546292 gene encoding actin, cytoplasmic-like isoform X1: protein MVINAWGCQSQTSTKKWGEVEDSLAVVFDGGSRYFRVGYGGERAPRFVFPCVVGRYKKQNVMHGLDERDTFIGDEVTDNWRKLTVKYPVEHGIVTNWEDMEKIWHHAFYNVLRVDPEEHPLLVTESVTNPKANKEKLVEIMFETFGVPALYIAIQDILSLFSSGRTTGFVVNSGDEVAYHVAINGGYIMSGTIMNLEVSGQDLSTYLMKLLSDKGYSLKTRAEWEIVRDIKEKLCYVALDCREEMDTEESSIQKKYKLPDGRDITVGKERFLCPEALFEPSVLGIPFPGLHKNIYESLIKYDFEIRKIFYVNTILCGGNMSFPGVGERVAKEIKEQAPKMTKIKVVVPAECRFSSWFGGSLLTTLNSFQHMWIHDHEYEDCGSSIIYQRQF from the exons ATGGTTATAAATGCATGGGGCTGCCAAAGCCAAACAT CCACAAAAAAGTGGGGAGAAGTTGAAGATTCTTTGGCTGTTGTATTTGACGGTGGCTCCAGATACTTCAGAGTGGGGTATGGTGGAGAACGGGCCCCTCGATTTGTTTTCCCATGCGTGGTTGGGCGCTACAAAAAGCAG AATGTGATGCATGGATTGGATGAAAGGGATACTTTCATTGGTGATGAAGTCACTGATAATTGGAGAAAGCTCACGGTGAAATACCCTGTTGAACATGGAATTGTCACCAACTGGGAGGACATGGAAAAG ATCTGGCACCATGCTTTCTACAATGTGCTCCGTGTAGATCCAGAAGAACACCCCCTCCTGGTGACTGAGAGTGTCACCAATCCAAAGGCCAACAAAGAGAAGTTAGTTGAG ATTATGTTTGAGACCTTTGGAGTTCCAGCCTTGTACATAGCCATTCAGGACATTTTGTCCCTTTTTTCTTCAGGCCGGACCACCG GATTTGTTGTGAATTCTGGGGATGAAGTGGCCTACCATGTTGCCATCAACGGTGGCTACATCATGTCCGGTACCATCATGAACCTGGAGGTGTCTGGCCAGGACCTCTCAACGTACCTTATGAAGCTTCTCAGTGACAAAGGCTACTCCCTGAAGACCCGGG CTGAATGGGAAATTGTCAGAGACATCAAGGAGAAATTGTGTTACGTGGCTTTGGACTGCAGGGAGGAGATGGACACCGAGGAGTCCTCCATACAGAAGAAATACAAGCTCCCTGATGGTCGTGACATCACAGTGGGCAAAGAGAGGTTCCTCTGTCCTGAGGCTTTGTTCGAACCATCTGTGCTTG GGATCCCATTTCCAGGTCTTCACAAAAACATATATGAAAGCCTCATAAAATATGACTTCGAAATAAGGAAGATCTTTTATGTAAATACGATCCTCTGCGGGGGCAACATGTCATTCCCAGGCGTCGGTGAACGGGTGGCGAAGGAAATCAAGGAGCAAGCACCCAAGATGACTAAGATTAAG GTGGTTGTGCCAGCAGAATGCCGCTTCTCTTCCTGGTTTGGCGGCTCCCTCTTGACTACTCTGAACTCTTTTCAACATATGTGGATCCATGACCACGAATATGAGGACTGCGGCAGCTCCATCATTTACCAACGACAATTCTGA